The genomic interval AGTGATTTTGCCTCGACAGGGCTCGAATTGATCTCGCCCTGGAACTTCTAGAGGGCGGGCGGCAGGGCGTCAGAGGCCGGCGGCCTTGGTGAGATTGACCCGAAAACGGTCGCGCCGCCGCTGGTAGCGGCGGGTCATCTCGGCGCTGGCATGACCGAGCTGCTTCTGGACGTAGCGCTCGTCGACCTCGGCCGAGGAGGCGAGGCCGGCGCGCAGCGAATGCCCGGCGAACTTCGTCTCCCGCTCGCCTTCGGGCAGGTCGGCGCGCACCCCGGCGGCAAGGGCCGCGCGTTTGACCAGCCGGGCGACCTGCTGGTCGTTCAGGCGATCGGGCCCGACGTCCTTGCCTTGGCCGCGCACCCGCCGAAACAGCGGGCCGTGGCCGATCCGGGCCAGTTTCAGCCAGGTCCGCAGAGCGACGACTGGGCAGGTCGCATCGGACGAGCCAAGGCCGATCTCGATCTCGCGCCAGCCGGTTTTGCCGCGCAGGGTGACGATCAGGCCCTTGTCGAGGATCTCGACCCAGCCTTGGCCGTCCTCCGTCTGGTCGCGCTGGACGTCGAGGCCGACGATCTCGGAGCGGCGCAGGCCCCCGGCAAAGCCGATCAGCAGCATGGCGCGATCGCGCAAGCCCCGCAGCGTGCCGCGGTCGAGGGTCTCGAGCATGCCGATGACGTCCTCCGGCAGCACGGCTTCCTTCTGCCGGGGCGGGGCGGCGTGGGTGTTGCGGATGCCGGCGAGCACGGTCGCGATATGCCGATCCGTGCGGTCGAGCGGTGTGCCGCGCTGCGCATAATTCCAAGCGAGCGCCGAGAGCCGGCGCTCGATCGTCGCGACCGCATTCGGCTGGCGATCGGCGGTCGCCGCGCCCGAGGCGCAGGCGGTGATGTAGAGGCCGACGGTCTGCGGGGAGGGTGGCAGGACCTCGAGGCCCTGGCGCCGGCACCAGGCGGCAAAGTGCTTCCAGTCAGCCGCGTAAGCGCGGCGGGTATTGGCCGAGCTCGCCGCCGCGACATAGCCGCGGGCGCGCTCGGCGAGGCGCGCAAGATGCGTCGGCAGGGCAGGGGAGGGGGGCTCGCCGGTCGGTTCGGGCGTCGATGCCGCCGCAGCCAATGTGGTCGGCAAGGTTTCAGTGACGCCGTCAGTGCTGTCAGGCGGCGTCATGTGCCGACCTCCCAGGGATTGATGAGGGACGCCCCTATATCGTCGAAATCCCGCTCGTTGCGGGTGACGAGGATGAGGTCGTGCACGATCGCCGTGGCCGCGATCAGGCCGCCGATATCGCCGCGCGGCCGAATCGCGGCGATCCGGCCCCACTCGACCGATATCTGGTCGGTCACGGGAAGAATCCGATCGGCGTGGTCGTGGCGCAGTTTACGGAGCCACTCGGCCAAGTGTCCTGCCGCCTTCGGATCGGACCTTTGCCGGAAGGCGATGCCGCGCATGATCTCGCCCAGCGTCAGCGTGCTGAGATGAACGCTGCTAGGATCGACCGAGCGCAGCCACGAGGTCGCCTGCGGCGAGCCGCGGCGCGCTTCGGAAATCACATTGGTGTCGACGAGGTACATCAGAGTGCGAGGTCGCGGCTCGGCGTCGTCGCCCGGGCGCCAGCGGCCTCCGCGAAGTCGTCGTCCCAGGCCGGGCCGGCCAGCAGGTCGTCGACCAGGCTCGGCCGACCGGCGCGCAAGGCGTCGTAGTCGGCGGCCGACAGCACCACGGCGGCCCGCATCCCGCGCAGGGTGACGACCTGCGGCCCCTCGAGCCGGGCCTTCTGGACGAGCTTGGAGAATTGGTTCTTGGCGTCCTGTAGCTGCCATTCCATGAGCGCGCGTTCCTAGCTGGACTGTCTAGCTATATAGAGGCCTGGGGGTGGGTCCGTCAATCGGGTCACCCGAACTCGCCGCCGTCTCCGGGGCGCGATCGGCGAGGCCCGCAAGATAGGCCAGCAGGGGAGGAGGCCTCGACAATGTCCCGAGCGGCGGCGACGACTTCGGGAAGATCCTCGTTTTCGGCGCCGGTCAGAATCGTACTGCCCTCCGTACATATTGTGTGCGTACGAAATTGACTTGGTCTGCAATCTCGCGTACATATTGTGGCTGCACAAGGAGTAGATTTGAGCCATGGCGCGCGTTGCCGTCGATGACACCAACCGCATGAATCTGCGGATCAAGCCGGAGGTGAAAGCCCGGCTGATGCGTGCGGCTGCGCTACGCCATACCGATCTGACCAGTTTTGTGACGCAGTCGGCGCTGCGTGAAGCGGACGCCGTCATTGCCGAAGCCGATGCGATCAATGTGTCGGAGCGCGATTTTGCGCGCATTCTCGACCTCCTGGACAATCCGCCCAAGGCGAATGCCAAGCTGCACGCGGCCGCAGCCGGTCTGCCCAAAGACCTGTGACGCTTCCCGCCTGGCACGAGGAGCCGGTCGCCAAGGGCCATGACCGCAAAGCCTTCGACTGCGGCGATGGCGCGCTGAACACCTTCCTGCTGCGCTATGCCCGCCAGGGGCATGAGCAGAACGCGGTCAAGACCTATTGCGCGCTCGCCAACGCCACGCCGAACCGGGCCCTCGGCTTCTACAGCCTGGCGCTGGCGTCGATCGCGCACGACGCCGTGCCGGCCGCCATGACCAAAGGCCTGGCGCGCCACAAGGTGCCCGGATTCCTGCTGGCGCGGCTCGCGGTCGACAAGACGGTCGCGGGCAGGGGGCTGGGTGGCCAGCTGCTGCTGGCGGCGGCTTTGCGCTGCCTGCGGGTGACGGAAGAGGTCGGCGGCGTGCTGATGGTCATCGAGGCCAAGACCGCGCGGGCGGCACAGTGGTATCGCAGTCTTGGCGCCGAGCCGCTGGCCGATCAACCGCTTGCCTTGGTCACCCCGCTTGCGACCTTCGCCGACGCGTTGCGGGCGGCCGGACGTCTCTAGCCTGCCTCCAGCGCCCTTTGCCGACACCTGCACAACGTTACCGGCAATTTCGGAAGCCCAGCCAAGAGGCGGCCGGGAGCCCGATTGCGGGCGATTTTCGATCGTCTGGGCGCTGAAAACGGGTGTCGCTCGCGATTCATTGGCGGACGGTAAATCATTGATCTGGCGCGAATCATCTTCGGAGTTCAAGGGCGGATTCTAGCCGAATCACCGGAATATTCGTAACCATTGAGCGGACGAACTTTCAGCGAGGCGCTGTGGTTCATAGGCCCGACAGGGACACGGTCGATGATCCTGCCTGGAATGAGGCGGTTGCAAG from Bradyrhizobium sp. CCGUVB1N3 carries:
- a CDS encoding DUF1778 domain-containing protein, producing MARVAVDDTNRMNLRIKPEVKARLMRAAALRHTDLTSFVTQSALREADAVIAEADAINVSERDFARILDLLDNPPKANAKLHAAAAGLPKDL
- a CDS encoding site-specific integrase is translated as MTPPDSTDGVTETLPTTLAAAASTPEPTGEPPSPALPTHLARLAERARGYVAAASSANTRRAYAADWKHFAAWCRRQGLEVLPPSPQTVGLYITACASGAATADRQPNAVATIERRLSALAWNYAQRGTPLDRTDRHIATVLAGIRNTHAAPPRQKEAVLPEDVIGMLETLDRGTLRGLRDRAMLLIGFAGGLRRSEIVGLDVQRDQTEDGQGWVEILDKGLIVTLRGKTGWREIEIGLGSSDATCPVVALRTWLKLARIGHGPLFRRVRGQGKDVGPDRLNDQQVARLVKRAALAAGVRADLPEGERETKFAGHSLRAGLASSAEVDERYVQKQLGHASAEMTRRYQRRRDRFRVNLTKAAGL
- a CDS encoding type II toxin-antitoxin system VapC family toxin translates to MYLVDTNVISEARRGSPQATSWLRSVDPSSVHLSTLTLGEIMRGIAFRQRSDPKAAGHLAEWLRKLRHDHADRILPVTDQISVEWGRIAAIRPRGDIGGLIAATAIVHDLILVTRNERDFDDIGASLINPWEVGT
- a CDS encoding GNAT family N-acetyltransferase is translated as MTLPAWHEEPVAKGHDRKAFDCGDGALNTFLLRYARQGHEQNAVKTYCALANATPNRALGFYSLALASIAHDAVPAAMTKGLARHKVPGFLLARLAVDKTVAGRGLGGQLLLAAALRCLRVTEEVGGVLMVIEAKTARAAQWYRSLGAEPLADQPLALVTPLATFADALRAAGRL
- a CDS encoding type II toxin-antitoxin system Phd/YefM family antitoxin; this encodes MEWQLQDAKNQFSKLVQKARLEGPQVVTLRGMRAAVVLSAADYDALRAGRPSLVDDLLAGPAWDDDFAEAAGARATTPSRDLAL